From Penaeus chinensis breed Huanghai No. 1 chromosome 43, ASM1920278v2, whole genome shotgun sequence, a single genomic window includes:
- the LOC125024541 gene encoding mucin-5AC-like gives MAALDDSLTHFEGQKWSLLAERLGMSSPTSDSEDEENTKVRRESTTTRLKKEEMAIYGYCPRWEDFYLVVCDVCGRAVKPQALKQHIELRHGGLSNPVKSSGGTKSSVSSGSKSSKTRNRAHTINPVVKLEGRIDSSESLVGDRTSQVAGESGINSSSINTRVLPESPVCELLPSPSGLSLSQLKTEVKTEESLDSGPTLVPPPQPLPTSLPPPAPPEPQHPMPHPISHAGPPPSVGPPSIGPPSVGPPSVGPPSVGPPSVGPPSVGPPSVSCPSATHPSLTTYSVPPATMAGTTLAGVHIASQSVSSVEEEVNKISAMLQAEAEALTASQNLIASSNMDMGTGIVGTHDIVEAQGLAGGSVTSNGSSLSAGPGGMISNSQAMGSVPVPMSHMSMATLNQIQADLLATVSESDLNAVLNATPDSSDLAQTVLPNNSQCYLNESGNITYLDQQTVNTDNYVEPPHLSNQNVLPQQYNNEQLSMPVLEQITKEVLLEADPSTHNFQAVSSGVQGQYTNTTQSDLIEVPVDSFSFDEIEKISSQCDELTKAVNSISQLCQQGGNSGLESQLAGLLQQPSSTPAPSPSPGATGIPVGNSISAAPTLGTTATSQGITVVIGAGAQPSVTTVTTQPSLSMPTLAATLKKPVVSTAGGQHLVSPGPATSTHTPSHTPTHTPSHTPTHTPTQHTTTSSNTTLTPVPPTPSPKKSNKKKKPGERKLLPLKDREYDPEVHCGVVVAETGKPCTRSLTCKTHSLSLRRAVPGRSKKFDDLLLEHRAAKEAQTRAAKPPDAAAGQIQGTPPRGPAMATTSSGGMVVGGAAATSPLLVKTLGGTAPTLVAAGDPSPNPTLHHPMDPPSTPSHIHATPPSPAYWPPTPRIAPALVPADNFYVREPPKPLATCSYNCRRLGGHLATDHRADLLRSAFRNALKKPHPASVLSDSSISNTLNIGGTPDRFVNVKPLLAKKLQLTVPSGSASKDGISVSTGYNGHIHVGNSMGIVNSSALAATLKRPTQPDALKNNATPITSAKNKNKKVKTNDGAINIVGNVLQLDTGGSKNHIPVVVSLQNGLSNTQTITLSNVAIAGVRNSTTQPIRINPSTTTTLVRDAQVTDARPGSSDSTNIVLPSGIVISDALAKSFKSDSAGSIRLELHSNTFGDASRLVTNTAKVSGSGITNTVGSGGAVGGVGGGGSSTVGGGVAPGSTAGLAPGQVTYLTSAVPGGGGTPGLTLRQVHQVLNQLQVQGKTGGGTVGGGGGGLSLKLLGSGQAGVAGARSTFVLQQEKEPS, from the exons aaatggcCATATATGGCTATTGTCCCCGTTGGGAAGACTTCTACCTGGTGGTTTGTGACGTGTGTGGACGTGCGGTGAAACCACAAGCCCTTAAACAGCACATAG AATTGCGACATGGGGGGTTGTCCAACCCTGTTAAATCTTCTGGAGGAACCAAATCATCAGTGTCATCGGGCAGCAAATCATCCAAGACCAGAAATCGAGCACATACCATTAATCCTGTAGTAAAGCTGGAGGGAAGAATCGACAGTAGTGAGTCCTTGGTGGGGGACCGTACATCACAAGTGGCTGGAGAGTCTGgcatcaacagcagcagtataAACACGAGGGTGTTGCCCGAATCCCCTGTGTGCGAGTTACTGCCATCCCCAAGTGGCCTGTCACTGTCTCAGCTAAAGACAGAGGTCAAGACAGAAGAAAGTCTGGATAGTGGGCCCACCTTGGTACCGCCTCCACAGCCCCTCCCAACGTCCCTGCCCCCACCGGCCCCTCCGGAGCCGCAGCATCCAATGCCACACCCCATTTCACACGCTGGCCCTCCACCCAGTGTGGGGCCCCCCAGCATAGGACCACCCAGTGTGGGACCCCCAAGTGTGGGTCCTCCCTCTGTTGGTCCTCCCAGTGTGGGCCCTCCCAGTGTGGGTCCACCAAGTGTTTCCTGCCCCAGTGCTACACACCCAAGCCTCACCACGTACAGTGTGCCCCCAGCCACCATGGCGGGTACAACCCTGGCAGGGGTGCACATAGCCAGCCAGAGTGTGTCAAGTGTTGAAGAGGAAGTCAACAAGATCTCCGCCATGCTGCAGGCTGAGGCAGAGGCATTAACGGCCTCCCAGAACCTCATTGCCAGCTCCAACATGGACATGGGCACAGGCATTGTAGGGACTCACGACATTGTAGAGGCGCAGGGCTTGGCGGGTGGCAGTGTGACCAGCAATGGCAGCTCCTTGAGTGCGGGGCCTGGTGGAATGATCTCCAACTCACAGGCCATGGGCTCGGTGCCGGTGCCAATGAGCCATATGTCCATGGCCACCCTGAACCAGATTCAGGCCGACCTGCTGGCCACTGTCAGTGAGTCGGACCTCAATGCCGTGCTCAACGCCACTCCTGATTCCTCAGACCTGGCTCAGACCGTTCTTCCCAATAATTCTCAGTGCTACTTAAATGAAAGCGGTAATATTACCTATTTGGACCAACAGACTGTAAATACGGACAATTATGTTGAACCTCCACATTTAAGTAATCAGAATGTGTTACCACAACAGTACAATAATGAACAGTTATCAATGCCCGTTCTAGAGCAAATCACAAAAGAGGTGTTGTTGGAAGCCGATCCCTCGACTCACAACTTTCAGGCTGTGTCGAGTGGAGTGCAGGGACAGTACACCAACACTACTCAGTCTGATCTTATTGAAGTACCTGTAGACTCATTTAGTTTTGATGAGATTGAGAAAATATCGTCACAGTGTGATGAGCTAACGAAAGCAGTGAATTCTATAAGTCAGTTGTGTCAGCAGGGGGGTAACAGCGGGCTGGAGTCGCAGTTGGCAGGCTTACTGCAGCAGCCAAGCTCCACCCCTGCgccatccccctcccccggcGCGACGGGCATCCCGGTAGGTAACTCCATCAGTGCTGCGCCTACCCTTGGGACAACGGCGACCAGCCAAGGCATCACAGTGGTCATTGGGGCTGGTGCGCAACCGTCTGTTACGACTGTGACGAcgcaaccctctctctctatgcctaccCTGGCTGCCACCCTAAAGAAACCTGTGGTGTCAACAGCGGGGGGACAGCACCTGGTATCCCCAGGGCCCgccacctccacacacaccccgtcccacacacccactcatacaccttctcatacccccacacacacacccacgcagcaCACTACAACCAGCAGCAACACAACCCTCACGCCGGTGCCCCCCACGCCCTCGCCCAAAAAATCCAACAAAAAGAAGAAGCCAGGCGAGAGGAAGCTACTGCCACTCAAGGACCGCGAGTACGACCCAGAGGTACACTGCGGGGTGGTGGTAGCTGAGACAGGCAAGCCCTGCACGCGCTCCCTTACCTGCAAGACGCACTCGCTATCGCTGCGCCGTGCTGTGCCCGGGAGGTCCAAAAAGTTTGATGACCTGCTCCTGGAGCACCGAGCGGCCAAAGAGGCACAGACGCGGGCTGCCAAACCGCCCGACGCAGCAGCAGGCCAGATTCAG GGCACCCCTCCCCGCGGGCCGGCCATGGCCACCACCAGCAGTggagggatggtggtggggggagctgcggctacctcccccctcctggtAAAAACCCTGGGGGGCACCGCACCCACCCTCGTGGCAGCGGGCgacccctctcccaaccccacccTACACCATCCCATGGATCCTCCCAGCACCCCGTCGCACATCCATGCCACGCCCCCCTCTCCTGCATACTGGCCGCCCACTCCCAGGATTGCTCCGGCTCTCGTACCTGCCGATAATTTTTATGTCCGTGAGCCTCCCAAACCTCTCGCT ACGTGTTCATATAACTGCAGAAGATTGGGTGGCCACCTGGCAACAGACCACCGTGCTGACCTGTTGCGCAGTGCATTCCGAAATGCCCTGAAAAAGCCGCACCCAGCCTCTGTTCTCAGTGACTCTAGCATTAGCAATACTTTAAACATTGGTGGTACACCAGATAGATTCGTCAATGTGAAGCCGCTGCTGGCCAAGAAGCTGCAGTTGACGGTGCCGTCAGGCTCAGCCAGTAAGGATGGCATCAGTGTGAGCACGGGATACAATGGCCACATCCATGTTGGCAACAGTATGGGCATCGTGAACAGCAGTGCGCTGGCGGCCACGCTTAAGCGGCCCACACAGCCAGACGCCCTAAAAAATAATGCTACACCTATCACGAgtgccaaaaataaaaataaaaaggtaaagacaAACGATGGTGCTATCAATATTGTGGGGAACGTGCTGCAACTGGACACTGGTGGGAGCAAGAACCACATTCCTGTTGTTGTCAGCTTGCAAAATGGCTTGTCCAACACTCAAACTATAACCTTAAGTAACGTGGCCATCGCAGGGGTCAGAAACTCGACCACGCAACCTATCCGTATCAACCCCTCCACAACCACCACGCTGGTGAGAGACGCACAGGTGACGGACGCACGGCCGGGCAGCAGTGATAGCACCAACATTGTCTTGCCCAGTGGTATTGTGATATCGGACGCATTAGCAAAGTCGTTCAAAAGTGACAGTGCGGGCAGCATTCGGTTAGAACTTCACAGCAATACCTTTGGCGATGCCTCCAGATTGGTCACAAATACTGCCAAAG TGAGTGGCAGTGGCATAACAAACACAGTTGGTTCCGGTGGTGCTGTTGGTGgcgttggtggtggtgggagcaGTACTGTTGGTGGCGGTGTAGCGCCTGGCAGCACAGCCGGTCTGGCACCAGGTCAGGTTACCTACTTGACTTCTGCGGTGCCTGGTGGAGGAGGAACCCCGGGCTTGACCCTGCGACAAGTACATCAG GTTCTGAACCAGTTACAAGTGCAAGGCAAGACAGGAGGGGGtacggtgggagggggaggtggtggctTGTCCCTGAAGCTGCTTGGCTCGGGGCAAGCGGGGGTGGCGGGGGCCAGATCAACCTTTGTGCTGCAGCAGGAGAAGGAGCCCTCCTGA